From bacterium:
CCAGTTGTCGCAGTCGTGCAGCATGCGGATTTTGAGGCCATCCGCTTCGACTGTGATCGGCGGGTTATCGATGGAGCCGCCCACGGAGGCGGCCTTGAGCTTGAGGCCCACCTTCTCCCCGTCGTTGTTGCCGTACACCGCCCGGAACGGGCATTTCAGCTCGCCCAGCTTTGCGATGGAAAAGGGCGAGATTATATCCCCGGCATGAAGCACCAGGTCGCAGCCCTCGGAGTTGAAAAATTCCACCGCGCGCCCTACCAGCGGCAGGTTGTCGTGGCTGTCCGACATGATTCCGACCAGCATCGTCCCCTCCCCTGTATGATATCACGCCGGGGCGGTGCTGCGTTGGACGGCCTCAGTAGGAGCGGGCCGCCACCACCCGGCGGGTGGACTTCCGGCCGGTGAGGATGCAGACTCCCTCCTCTTCCTCGGCCTCGAACGGGATACAGCGGATCGTGGCCTTGGTCTCCTCCTGCATGCGGGCCTCATCCGCCGAGTCGCCGGCCCAGTGGATCAGCGCGAAACCACCGTCGCCCTCCACGAACTGACGGAACTCATCCCAGGTGTCGATCTTCTTGGTGTTGTTCTTACGGAATTCCAGGGCTTTTTGATACAGCCCGGCCTGCATGTCCTCCAGGGCCTGCCTGACCGTGGCGCTCAGCCCCTCCAGGGGCGCGGCGCTCTTGGCGCCGTTGTCACGCCGCACCAGCACCACCTGGCCGGCGGCCACATCCCGCGGCCCCAACTCCAGGCGAAGCGGCACACCCTTGAGCTCCCACTCGGCGAACTTGAACCCAGGCTTGAACTGCTCACGGTCATCCAGGTTCACGGTGAACGAGGCGGCCAACTCGCGCTTGACCTTGTGGGCGGCCTCGAGCACGGCGGCCTTTTCCTCGTCCGAGCGGTAGATCGGCACGATCACCACCTCCAGCGGGGCGAGCTTCGGCGGCAGCACCAGGCCGTTGTCATCGCTGTGGGCCATGATAAGCGCGCCGATCAGCCGGGTGCTCACGCCCCAGCTCGTGGCCCAGACAAACTTGCGCTCCCCGTCCTGGTCCAGGAACGTCACATCGAACGCCTTGGCGAAATTCTGGCCCAGATTGTGGCTGGTGCCGGCCTGGAGCGCCTTGCGGTCCTGCATCATCGCCTCGATGCAGTAGGTGCGCAGCGCCCCGGCGAACTTTTCACGCTCGGTCTTCTGACCGGTGATCACCGGCAGGGCCAGGGTTTCCTCGGCGAACTTGCGGTAGACCTCCAGCATGCGCTTGGTTTCTTCCTCGGCTTCCTCGGCGCTGGCGTGGGCGGTGTGTCCCTCCTGCCAGAGGAACTCGGTGGTGCGCAGGAACAGACGGGTGCGCAGTTCCCAGCGCACCACGTTGCACCACTGGTTGATCAGCAGCGGCAGGTCGCGGTAGCTCTGGATCCACTTGCGGTACATGCTCCAGATTATAGTCTCGCTGGTGGGGCGGATCACGTAGGGTTCTTCCAGTTTCTGCCCGCCGGCGTGAGTCACCACGGCGCACTCGGGCGAGAACCCCTCCACGTGCTCGGCCTCCTTTTTCAGGAAACTCTCGGGGATGAGCAGCGGAAAGTAGGCGTTCACATGCCCGGTCTCA
This genomic window contains:
- the proS gene encoding proline--tRNA ligase; amino-acid sequence: MARDLVSRSEDYSRWYQDIVLKAELADYAPVKGCMVIRPYGFAIWEKMQKTLDAMFRETGHVNAYFPLLIPESFLKKEAEHVEGFSPECAVVTHAGGQKLEEPYVIRPTSETIIWSMYRKWIQSYRDLPLLINQWCNVVRWELRTRLFLRTTEFLWQEGHTAHASAEEAEEETKRMLEVYRKFAEETLALPVITGQKTEREKFAGALRTYCIEAMMQDRKALQAGTSHNLGQNFAKAFDVTFLDQDGERKFVWATSWGVSTRLIGALIMAHSDDNGLVLPPKLAPLEVVIVPIYRSDEEKAAVLEAAHKVKRELAASFTVNLDDREQFKPGFKFAEWELKGVPLRLELGPRDVAAGQVVLVRRDNGAKSAAPLEGLSATVRQALEDMQAGLYQKALEFRKNNTKKIDTWDEFRQFVEGDGGFALIHWAGDSADEARMQEETKATIRCIPFEAEEEEGVCILTGRKSTRRVVAARSY
- a CDS encoding metallophosphoesterase, with the protein product MLVGIMSDSHDNLPLVGRAVEFFNSEGCDLVLHAGDIISPFSIAKLGELKCPFRAVYGNNDGEKVGLKLKAASVGGSIDNPPITVEADGLKIRMLHDCDNWQAEAAAGGADVVVFGHTHQVVVEQEGEAIGINPGETGAWLSGVSTVALLDTATRQVRIAELWRM